GCCGGGCGGCTGAAGCTGATCACGCATGCTGTTTCGCTGGGCGGCGTCGACACGCTGATCCAGCACCCCGCCGCGCTCACCCACCGCCTCGTCAGCACCGAAGCCAAGCCCTCCGACGCCCTCCTCCGCCTCTCCCTGGGCCTAGAAGACCCCGAAGACCTCACCACCGACCTCGCCACCGCCCTGTCCTGACCCACCTTGGGAAGCCACCGCGCGTTTTCAGGCGATGGAAATGCGCGGTGGGTTCTCAAGGTGCGGGCCAGGAATCTGCTGAGGGCAGATCTGGGGTGGGGAGGACTGGGGGGATGGCACACTCGGGGTAGGACATCGGAGGCGAGGAGGGCCAGTCGTGTTGCTACGTCAGGTGATCGGGAACGTCTTCCGCCGATTGCGGCGCGAGCGGGGGATCACCCTGCGTGAGCTCGCCGAGTTGGCCCAGGTGTCGGTGCCCTACCTGTCCGAGATCGAACGCGGCCGCAAGGAGCCCTCCTCGGAGATCCTGGCCGCGATCTGCCGCGCCCTCGAGCTCGAGCTGACCGACCTGCTGGCCGAGGTGCAGTTCGATCTCGCCACCGCGGTTCGCCAGACGCTGCCGGTGCGGCTGCAGACGGCGGCGATCCGGGTCGAGGAGCGCTCCCACCTCCAGGTCCCCTCCGGTCCGCGCGCCTCCGCACAGGTCTTCGCGCTGGTCGCATAGTTGGTCCGCTGGTACGCGGCCGGCCGATAAACCACCTGCCGGTTGTAGCGGTTGTGCATAACCTGGCCGGGTGCCTCACATCAAACGCCGACCACCGGCAACTCCTGGTTCGATCCCGGCCGCGCTGAACATGTTCGAGTCCGAGGTGCGGTTCTACCGCGAGATCGCCCCGGTCGTCGGCGTACGCGTGCCGGCCTGCTACGAATCCGAGGCATCCGCCGAGGGCACCCTGCTGGTACTGGAAGACCTGTCCGCCTGGGCGCCCGGCGCGGAACCGGACGCCGGCGCCCGCGCGCTCCGCGAGCTCCACGATCGTTGGTCCGGCCAAGCACATGTCCGCTGGCCGTGGTTGCGCTCACTCGGAGCGGGCGAGGACCTGGTGGCGGCGTTGTACGACGAGACCTGGCCCGCGCTGGCCGAGCGTCAGGACCTGAGCGCGCCGGTCCGCGACTTCGGCGCGCGCCTGGTCGGCAGGGTCGCCGAGGTCGAGCGGGAAGTCGAACGGGCCGGTGTGCTGACAATGGTGCACGGTGACGCCGCCGCGCAGAACCTCCGTACCGGGCCGAACGGCGAGGTCGCCTTCCTGGACTGGGAAGACGTGTCCGCCGCGCCTGGGGTGCTCGATCTGGCCTGGTTCTTGGTCTCGTCGGTGCAGCCGGATCGCTGGCAAGAGGCGCTGGACGCGTACGGGGAGGTCGTCGGCCTGAAGCAGGTCCTGCCGTCGGTGATGGTGCAGGGGTACCTGACGCTGGCTGATCTGCCGGAT
The genomic region above belongs to Kribbella solani and contains:
- a CDS encoding helix-turn-helix domain-containing protein — translated: MLLRQVIGNVFRRLRRERGITLRELAELAQVSVPYLSEIERGRKEPSSEILAAICRALELELTDLLAEVQFDLATAVRQTLPVRLQTAAIRVEERSHLQVPSGPRASAQVFALVA
- a CDS encoding phosphotransferase — encoded protein: MPHIKRRPPATPGSIPAALNMFESEVRFYREIAPVVGVRVPACYESEASAEGTLLVLEDLSAWAPGAEPDAGARALRELHDRWSGQAHVRWPWLRSLGAGEDLVAALYDETWPALAERQDLSAPVRDFGARLVGRVAEVEREVERAGVLTMVHGDAAAQNLRTGPNGEVAFLDWEDVSAAPGVLDLAWFLVSSVQPDRWQEALDAYGEVVGLKQVLPSVMVQGYLTLADLPDGEGADWNARLQAAVEAL